A single region of the Methanothermobacter sp. K4 genome encodes:
- a CDS encoding TIGR00288 family NYN domain-containing protein, translating into MRSFEKLTSLKEYIPIKKKEGGEKNIGLLVDGPNMLRKEFSLNLDLVRKIMSEYGNMRVGKVLLNQYASDKLIEAIVNQGFTPIVVAGDTDVYMAVEAMELIYNPNIDIIALMTRDADFLPIINKAKENGKDTIVIGAEPGFSAALQNSADHAIILKPENGRPRKGRIAEETD; encoded by the coding sequence ATGCGAAGTTTTGAAAAACTGACTTCCCTTAAGGAATACATTCCCATCAAGAAAAAGGAGGGCGGTGAAAAGAACATTGGCCTTCTTGTGGATGGGCCGAACATGCTCAGAAAGGAATTCAGCCTGAACCTGGACCTTGTAAGGAAGATAATGTCTGAATACGGGAATATGCGTGTTGGGAAGGTTCTTCTGAATCAGTACGCCTCTGATAAACTGATAGAGGCTATTGTGAACCAGGGCTTTACACCAATTGTCGTGGCTGGAGATACAGATGTCTACATGGCTGTTGAGGCCATGGAACTGATATACAACCCTAATATTGATATAATAGCCCTTATGACACGCGACGCTGATTTTCTACCCATAATAAACAAGGCAAAGGAAAATGGTAAGGATACAATTGTGATAGGTGCCGAGCCAGGTTTCAGTGCTGCACTCCAGAATTCTGCGGACCATGCCATAATCCTGAAACCAGAGAATGGCAGGCCAAGGAAGGGAAGGATCGCTGAGGAAACTGATTGA
- a CDS encoding Zn-ribbon domain-containing protein, translated as MHQCIKCGEKFRSSEELTDGCPKCGSRYFRYVADRRDPEPVGDPIETIMVRKNGIYEVNLTSLLEDDSIIVSDEEGKYFIDLNFLLKKNLKRRVK; from the coding sequence GTGCATCAGTGCATTAAGTGCGGGGAGAAGTTCAGGTCTTCAGAGGAACTAACAGATGGATGTCCAAAATGTGGAAGCAGGTACTTCAGATATGTGGCTGATAGGAGGGACCCTGAACCGGTGGGGGATCCCATTGAGACCATAATGGTCAGGAAGAACGGTATCTATGAGGTTAACCTCACATCTCTCCTTGAGGATGACTCCATAATAGTCTCTGATGAGGAGGGCAAATACTTCATTGACCTGAACTTCCTGCTCAAGAAGAACCTTAAGAGGAGGGTTAAATAA
- a CDS encoding DUF5379 domain-containing protein, with amino-acid sequence MDTDAKMTALHVPAGIVAAVVSFYLSNGSIAVLGKNQALGTFAGLVILLIVGNIAERLFGKEEVGGFRGWLWSGIVPFLFIWFVVWAILITSTTITP; translated from the coding sequence ATGGATACTGATGCTAAAATGACTGCTCTTCATGTTCCTGCAGGTATAGTGGCGGCAGTGGTGTCATTTTACCTTTCAAATGGTTCAATAGCAGTTCTTGGAAAAAATCAGGCACTCGGCACCTTCGCGGGTCTTGTGATACTGTTGATTGTTGGAAATATTGCAGAAAGGTTATTCGGTAAGGAAGAGGTTGGGGGATTCAGGGGGTGGCTCTGGAGTGGTATAGTGCCATTTCTCTTCATCTGGTTCGTTGTATGGGCAATCCTCATAACTTCAACCACAATAACCCCATAG
- the rqcH gene encoding ribosome rescue protein RqcH has protein sequence MKTMSNVDVFAVTRELNEILMGARVDKAYQPLRDTVIIRFHVPGEGRVDVVMQAGVRIHRTEYPPENPKIPPSFPMLLRKHLRGGIVREVRQHSFDRIVEIEIEKEQKYTLVVELFSKGNIILLNQEGEIILPLKRKTWSDRRIASRERYEYPPSRGLHPLRYESSELEEMLKNSDTDLIRTLARNGFGGLYAEEIILRSGLDKNRAASTLNRDEIEKIESAINELFKPLRNLKFNPHIIKNGEGDVLPIELMVYRDRGREYFESFNEAADEFFSSIFREELRKVHEAEWEKEVEKFRKRLRIQRETLQKFQDTIDTSTRKGDLLYAHYSAVEDVLRTIRDAREKYSWKEIRKIIADARSRGMAEAQMIQEIDGMGNMTLLIDGERIRIDPKLGVPENAEVYYEKAKKAKRKIKGVLQAIEKTEKEIERVEKRRDDALRNIMVPQKRVKRKLRWFEKFRWFISSDDFLVIGGRDAGTNEIVVKRHMEPRDIYLHSDIHGAPSVVIKSEGREVPEETIQEAAVFAASFSSAWTRGFTSLDVYWVRPEQVSKTPRSGEFVARGAFIIRGSRNYIRGVPLKVAVGVVDHDGERVMCGPPSAVKKRTDNFVVVKPGYTKKEALAKAIKAKVDPENLFQLEDIVRVLPPGKGDIVTVD, from the coding sequence ATGAAGACAATGTCAAACGTTGATGTTTTTGCAGTTACCAGGGAACTCAATGAGATTCTAATGGGTGCCAGGGTGGATAAGGCCTATCAGCCCCTCAGGGACACTGTAATAATCAGATTCCATGTACCCGGAGAGGGGAGGGTTGATGTGGTTATGCAGGCAGGTGTAAGGATACACAGAACAGAGTATCCCCCTGAAAATCCAAAGATCCCCCCATCATTCCCCATGCTCCTCCGAAAGCACCTCAGGGGTGGAATCGTAAGGGAGGTCCGGCAGCACAGCTTTGACAGGATAGTGGAGATAGAAATCGAGAAGGAACAGAAATACACCCTCGTGGTGGAACTATTCTCAAAGGGGAACATAATACTCCTGAACCAGGAGGGTGAAATAATACTGCCACTTAAAAGGAAAACCTGGAGTGACAGGAGAATAGCGTCCCGTGAAAGGTACGAGTACCCCCCATCAAGGGGTCTACACCCCCTCAGATATGAGAGTAGTGAACTTGAGGAGATGCTGAAAAACTCAGACACCGACCTCATAAGGACCCTTGCAAGAAACGGGTTTGGGGGACTCTATGCAGAGGAGATCATCCTGAGGTCCGGTCTAGATAAGAATAGAGCAGCCAGCACCCTGAACAGAGATGAGATAGAAAAAATTGAGTCTGCAATAAATGAACTCTTCAAGCCGCTTAGAAACCTCAAATTCAACCCCCACATCATAAAGAACGGTGAAGGCGACGTGCTCCCCATTGAACTCATGGTGTACCGTGACAGGGGGAGGGAGTACTTTGAAAGCTTCAACGAGGCGGCAGACGAGTTCTTCAGTTCAATATTCAGGGAGGAGCTCAGGAAGGTCCATGAGGCCGAGTGGGAGAAAGAGGTTGAGAAATTCAGGAAAAGACTCCGGATACAGAGGGAGACCCTCCAGAAATTCCAGGATACAATAGATACCTCAACAAGAAAGGGTGACCTCCTCTATGCACACTACTCGGCTGTTGAGGATGTGCTCAGAACAATAAGGGACGCCCGTGAAAAATACTCCTGGAAGGAAATACGGAAGATAATAGCTGATGCCCGCAGTAGGGGAATGGCAGAGGCCCAGATGATCCAGGAAATTGATGGAATGGGAAACATGACCCTCCTTATTGACGGTGAAAGGATACGGATTGACCCGAAGCTTGGGGTTCCAGAGAACGCAGAGGTCTACTATGAAAAGGCCAAGAAAGCCAAAAGAAAAATAAAGGGTGTCCTCCAGGCCATAGAGAAAACAGAGAAAGAAATTGAGAGGGTTGAGAAGAGAAGGGATGATGCCCTCAGAAACATCATGGTCCCGCAGAAGAGGGTTAAGAGGAAACTCCGCTGGTTTGAAAAATTCCGCTGGTTCATCTCATCAGACGATTTCCTTGTAATCGGTGGAAGGGACGCCGGAACCAACGAGATTGTCGTGAAGAGGCACATGGAGCCCAGGGACATATACCTCCACTCAGACATCCATGGGGCCCCCTCGGTGGTTATAAAAAGTGAGGGCCGTGAGGTACCAGAAGAAACCATTCAGGAAGCCGCGGTTTTTGCAGCTTCATTTTCAAGTGCCTGGACCAGGGGGTTTACGTCACTGGATGTCTACTGGGTCCGCCCGGAGCAGGTTTCAAAGACTCCCAGGTCCGGGGAATTCGTTGCCAGGGGGGCCTTCATCATAAGGGGTTCCAGGAATTACATAAGGGGTGTTCCCCTAAAGGTGGCTGTTGGTGTGGTGGACCATGATGGGGAGAGGGTGATGTGCGGTCCCCCATCGGCGGTGAAAAAAAGAACGGATAATTTTGTTGTGGTAAAACCAGGTTACACCAAAAAAGAGGCCCTTGCAAAGGCCATAAAGGCAAAGGTTGATCCTGAGAATCTATTCCAGCTTGAAGACATTGTAAGGGTCCTTCCACCTGGAAAGGGTGATATTGTTACAGTAGATTAG
- a CDS encoding Era-like GTP-binding protein: MANFFTNFLDKLLGRNKKLKIGLYGHPNSGKTTLANRMCEDWLGKPLGLTSEIPHETRTVYKQERITIERDGAELDFDIIDTPGIATKVDYKNFLEFGLSEQEAKERAKEATKGIIEAIKWLDDVTGVLLVMDSSQDPLTQANITIIGNLEARKIPFLIVANKIDLPESSPERIISVFPQHTVVPISALHGENTEDLYMQMVKKFR; this comes from the coding sequence ATGGCAAATTTTTTCACCAATTTCCTTGATAAACTGCTCGGAAGGAACAAGAAACTGAAGATAGGACTCTACGGTCACCCAAATTCCGGTAAAACAACTCTTGCAAACAGGATGTGTGAGGACTGGCTTGGAAAACCCCTTGGGCTGACCTCGGAGATACCCCACGAGACAAGAACGGTGTATAAACAGGAGAGAATCACCATAGAGAGGGATGGGGCGGAACTTGACTTTGACATCATTGACACGCCGGGAATAGCAACAAAGGTTGACTACAAGAACTTCCTTGAATTTGGATTGTCAGAGCAGGAAGCCAAGGAACGGGCTAAGGAGGCCACCAAGGGGATAATCGAGGCAATAAAATGGCTCGATGATGTTACCGGCGTACTCCTTGTCATGGATTCATCACAGGACCCTCTGACACAGGCGAATATAACAATAATAGGGAACCTTGAGGCGAGGAAGATACCCTTCCTCATAGTTGCAAACAAGATAGACCTTCCTGAGTCATCTCCAGAGAGGATCATATCGGTTTTCCCCCAGCATACGGTTGTCCCTATCTCGGCACTGCACGGTGAAAACACAGAGGACCTTTACATGCAGATGGTTAAAAAATTCAGGTGA
- a CDS encoding TIGR03576 family pyridoxal phosphate-dependent enzyme yields MMFHDHLNEVKRREHALQIIGERIATEGREGIYDLTGLSGGFPLGREDIGLLETYVGPAVFEERLQIAGREHMGGEMIAAFNRTSSAILASILELAEQGSLVVHYLPELPSHPSIPASTQLAAARYHETDDFTEDIPEDTSLVVVTGSTMDHRVVDESELQHVIERAHSAGVPVLVDDASGARLRTVLFNQKRACDMGADLAVTSTDKLMHGPRGGLLAGRSDLIERIKSRAYRFGLEAQPPLIAAMVRALESFDPSEILNTLERKGYLLEALRDLKVEETPTGIMIKPDSLEKLYDSTYTGDEIGVALSMLLLSDHGIITIPAVGMPGASKTLRFDLASRDAERLEPELLGEAIEDAVDKLSGIIRDRALMEKLIFGS; encoded by the coding sequence GTGATGTTTCATGATCACCTGAATGAGGTTAAGCGCAGGGAACACGCCCTTCAGATAATCGGGGAGCGTATTGCCACTGAGGGTCGTGAGGGAATATATGACCTCACGGGTCTTTCAGGGGGTTTCCCCCTTGGAAGGGAGGATATTGGCCTCCTTGAGACGTACGTGGGGCCGGCTGTCTTTGAGGAGAGACTTCAGATAGCTGGCAGAGAGCACATGGGTGGTGAGATGATTGCCGCCTTTAACAGGACAAGCAGCGCAATACTTGCATCCATCCTGGAACTTGCAGAGCAGGGTTCACTGGTTGTGCACTACCTCCCGGAGCTCCCATCCCATCCCTCCATCCCGGCAAGCACCCAACTGGCAGCAGCCAGGTACCATGAGACAGATGACTTCACCGAGGATATACCCGAAGACACCTCCCTGGTGGTTGTGACAGGTTCGACAATGGACCACCGGGTGGTGGATGAATCGGAGCTCCAGCATGTAATTGAAAGGGCCCACTCGGCTGGGGTCCCGGTACTTGTGGATGACGCATCAGGTGCAAGGCTGAGGACGGTTCTATTTAACCAGAAGAGGGCATGTGACATGGGAGCGGACCTTGCAGTTACAAGCACAGATAAACTGATGCACGGGCCAAGAGGGGGACTTCTAGCAGGAAGATCCGACCTTATTGAGCGGATTAAATCAAGGGCCTACCGGTTCGGACTTGAGGCCCAGCCCCCACTTATCGCTGCAATGGTGAGGGCACTGGAGAGCTTTGACCCATCTGAAATTCTCAACACCCTTGAGCGGAAGGGGTACCTTCTTGAGGCTCTGAGGGACCTTAAGGTGGAGGAGACACCCACGGGGATAATGATAAAACCGGATTCGCTGGAGAAACTCTATGATTCCACATACACAGGTGATGAGATCGGTGTGGCCCTTTCAATGCTGCTCCTATCTGACCATGGAATAATAACCATACCCGCCGTGGGGATGCCCGGGGCATCAAAGACACTGAGGTTTGACCTGGCATCAAGGGACGCGGAGAGGCTTGAGCCTGAACTTCTGGGGGAGGCAATTGAGGACGCAGTGGATAAACTTTCAGGCATCATCAGGGACAGGGCGCTGATGGAGAAACTTATCTTCGGGTCATGA
- a CDS encoding DUF2070 family protein encodes MSSTKNVTDLSKYIMTLPKTEISLLSMIFISFFVGAVGFIIDMVPGISLLHDTLYGGTNGVLVLGFSSIMAGAITQPWVNSLGGRRMKMKQSMFLAFFSMMIFSLIYLGGCLASSIMQSDLILNSIILASAVIFAFRLLVIWGTSNINFTNSTLISSVQPVLIVSMNIVVAFLSLATNIGYFSVIGFLLKILVASAMLILAIYSFVMVVESPMRKNLGVGSLEFLSLFLSHITEDSPELESIFSEIGEPVDTLVGVVAFQRGSDIKALFISPSVHPGPIGTIGGANMPTILSQRFDTFTMVAHGPSTHDFNPVSVRELEKVENAVREALDGMEYHEGASKFRRYTRNSATIGVQFLGDGMLILATMAPNGFDDIEFGVGLSMMNLAGGRCGSKNVVVVDCHNSFQGETGRILAGNPEMFDLLDAVDSIECPPLRHKLRVGCAQRKMDGLSKEDGIGQSGVMAMVVEAEEQRTAYVLLDANNMVMGFRDEILEELLKLDIDEAEVMTTDTHFVNTLSGGHNPLGKHRRDEIIDEIKKAVSEAVEDLEEVKAGCRVVRIRGLHTLGPTNSTELVSTISSIVAVSRVIAPIIFVLALIFVFAWIFYWA; translated from the coding sequence ATGTCAAGCACTAAGAATGTGACTGATCTCTCAAAGTACATCATGACCCTCCCGAAAACCGAAATATCACTCCTCTCAATGATATTTATAAGCTTCTTTGTGGGTGCTGTGGGTTTTATAATCGATATGGTTCCTGGGATAAGCTTACTCCATGACACACTCTATGGGGGAACCAATGGGGTGCTTGTCCTTGGATTTTCATCAATAATGGCCGGTGCCATCACCCAGCCATGGGTCAACTCGCTGGGTGGCAGAAGGATGAAGATGAAACAGTCCATGTTCCTGGCATTCTTCTCCATGATGATTTTCTCCCTCATCTACCTTGGGGGGTGCCTGGCATCATCCATAATGCAGAGCGACCTAATACTCAACTCCATAATCCTCGCCTCTGCTGTTATATTCGCCTTCCGCCTCCTGGTGATCTGGGGAACCTCAAACATAAACTTCACAAATTCGACCCTGATATCCTCTGTGCAACCAGTTCTCATAGTGAGCATGAACATCGTTGTGGCATTCCTGAGCCTTGCAACAAACATTGGCTACTTCAGTGTGATAGGATTTTTACTGAAGATCCTCGTTGCCTCAGCGATGCTCATACTCGCCATCTACTCATTTGTCATGGTTGTTGAGTCACCCATGAGAAAGAACCTTGGAGTCGGCTCACTGGAGTTCCTGAGCCTCTTTCTCTCACATATAACCGAGGATTCACCTGAACTTGAAAGCATCTTCAGTGAGATCGGTGAACCCGTGGACACCCTTGTGGGTGTGGTGGCATTCCAGAGGGGCTCCGATATAAAGGCCCTCTTCATAAGCCCCTCTGTACACCCGGGTCCAATAGGTACCATAGGCGGTGCCAACATGCCCACCATACTCTCTCAGAGATTTGACACATTCACCATGGTGGCCCATGGTCCTTCGACCCATGACTTCAACCCGGTATCCGTTAGGGAACTGGAAAAGGTTGAGAATGCCGTCAGGGAGGCGCTTGATGGTATGGAGTACCATGAGGGCGCCAGTAAATTCAGAAGATACACCAGGAACAGCGCCACCATTGGCGTCCAGTTCCTTGGCGATGGCATGCTTATCCTTGCAACAATGGCCCCCAATGGATTTGATGACATAGAATTTGGTGTGGGCCTTTCAATGATGAACCTTGCAGGGGGCCGCTGCGGATCAAAAAATGTGGTTGTTGTGGACTGCCACAACTCATTCCAGGGTGAAACAGGCCGAATACTTGCAGGTAACCCTGAAATGTTCGACCTCCTTGATGCGGTGGACTCCATTGAGTGCCCTCCCCTCCGCCACAAACTGAGGGTTGGCTGTGCCCAGAGGAAAATGGATGGCCTCTCAAAGGAGGATGGTATTGGACAGAGCGGAGTTATGGCCATGGTGGTTGAGGCAGAAGAACAGAGGACAGCCTACGTGCTCCTTGACGCCAATAACATGGTCATGGGCTTCAGGGACGAGATACTGGAGGAACTTCTGAAGCTGGACATAGATGAAGCCGAGGTGATGACAACCGACACCCACTTTGTGAACACCCTTTCAGGAGGCCACAACCCCCTCGGAAAACACAGAAGGGATGAGATTATAGATGAAATCAAAAAGGCAGTTTCAGAGGCGGTTGAGGACCTTGAGGAGGTGAAGGCAGGGTGCAGGGTCGTCAGAATAAGGGGTCTGCACACCCTCGGCCCCACAAATTCAACGGAGCTTGTATCAACCATAAGTTCAATCGTTGCTGTGAGCCGTGTGATAGCTCCGATCATATTCGTACTTGCACTTATATTCGTCTTTGCCTGGATATTCTACTGGGCCTGA
- a CDS encoding FumA C-terminus/TtdB family hydratase beta subunit, whose translation MEIKLKTPLSDEVTELKAGDIVYITGKIFTARDRAHKRIIERGAPFDIEGSVIFHAGPIIRFEGEPDVSSESIIEPPARLVVVGPTTSGRMNPFQPEVIDMGVRAVIGKGGMDDRTRNALRKKGAVYLAAVGGCAALYGSAVKGIAAVHWLDLGVPEAVWELEVENFGPLIVAMDSDGRSLYETPDDEYDLEVQRILD comes from the coding sequence ATGGAGATAAAACTTAAAACACCACTTTCAGATGAGGTAACCGAACTTAAAGCTGGTGACATCGTTTACATCACCGGAAAAATATTCACGGCCCGTGACAGGGCCCATAAAAGGATAATTGAGCGGGGAGCCCCCTTTGATATTGAGGGCTCTGTGATATTCCATGCAGGGCCCATAATAAGGTTTGAGGGGGAACCTGATGTCAGCAGTGAGTCGATAATTGAACCCCCCGCACGACTCGTGGTTGTGGGGCCCACCACAAGCGGGAGAATGAACCCCTTCCAGCCAGAGGTTATAGATATGGGTGTGAGGGCGGTTATAGGTAAGGGTGGAATGGATGATAGAACGAGGAATGCCCTCAGAAAAAAAGGAGCTGTTTACCTTGCAGCCGTGGGGGGCTGCGCGGCACTCTATGGCTCGGCAGTTAAGGGTATAGCCGCAGTGCACTGGCTGGACCTGGGTGTGCCTGAGGCGGTATGGGAGCTGGAGGTTGAGAACTTCGGGCCCCTCATAGTTGCCATGGACTCAGATGGCAGAAGCCTCTATGAAACACCGGATGATGAATACGACCTTGAGGTTCAGAGGATACTCGATTGA
- a CDS encoding DUF6282 family protein, which translates to MFDFSLPEHIKLHGLVDTHIHTAPDVRERSMNDIELASAALREGMEAVVIKSHTEPTSGRAVLVSEVTGMRVIGGVTLNTSVGGLNPDAVHAAAMMGGRFVWLPTVSAGRAEGDLDGVLSAVAEHDMVLGTGHLKPPEIFHVLDLAADYGVGKIIINHPLTGVVGASLEEQREMSRRAYLEHCLVACMPLHDGLDFERIAESVRYVGVERCIMATDFGQGHNPSPIAGMKQFIYLMGEHGFSHSDIMRMCRDNPLELIS; encoded by the coding sequence ATGTTTGATTTCAGCCTCCCGGAGCACATCAAACTCCATGGACTTGTGGACACCCATATCCACACAGCCCCCGATGTGAGGGAGAGATCCATGAATGACATTGAACTCGCTTCCGCCGCACTCAGGGAGGGGATGGAGGCTGTTGTGATAAAGAGTCACACTGAACCCACCTCAGGTAGGGCGGTGCTGGTCTCTGAGGTTACGGGTATGAGGGTCATTGGGGGTGTTACACTGAACACGTCGGTGGGGGGCCTCAACCCGGATGCGGTCCATGCCGCCGCCATGATGGGCGGAAGGTTCGTCTGGTTACCCACGGTATCGGCTGGAAGGGCTGAGGGCGACCTTGATGGCGTTCTTTCTGCTGTTGCTGAACATGACATGGTCCTGGGAACAGGGCACCTGAAACCCCCTGAGATATTCCATGTCCTTGACCTTGCCGCAGATTATGGTGTCGGTAAAATTATCATCAACCATCCACTGACGGGTGTTGTGGGTGCCAGTCTCGAGGAGCAGAGGGAGATGTCAAGGCGGGCTTACCTTGAGCACTGCCTTGTGGCCTGCATGCCACTCCATGATGGGCTTGACTTTGAACGCATAGCCGAATCTGTGAGGTATGTTGGTGTAGAAAGGTGCATAATGGCGACTGACTTCGGACAGGGCCACAATCCATCCCCCATTGCCGGGATGAAGCAGTTCATATACCTCATGGGGGAGCATGGATTCTCCCACTCGGATATAATGAGGATGTGCCGGGATAACCCCCTTGAACTGATATCCTGA
- a CDS encoding DUF2073 domain-containing protein produces MDGLKMDFLSSEALEDKSSMEKISMIIDRVKDGDILVLEGSLSPSEEAELIETTMREIDIENFVGIDIYTLEKDEKAFLGLSKRRTVGLTIIGPANVMRTVKRKSNFLSMIAEIGDSGASVH; encoded by the coding sequence ATGGATGGCTTGAAAATGGATTTTCTTTCATCAGAGGCTCTTGAGGATAAAAGCAGCATGGAAAAGATCTCAATGATCATAGACCGTGTGAAGGATGGGGACATACTGGTCCTGGAGGGAAGTCTTTCACCCTCAGAGGAGGCTGAACTCATAGAGACCACCATGAGGGAGATTGACATTGAAAACTTTGTGGGAATAGATATATACACCCTTGAGAAGGACGAGAAGGCATTCCTGGGACTCTCAAAGAGAAGGACAGTCGGACTCACCATAATAGGCCCTGCCAACGTCATGCGAACGGTTAAGAGGAAGTCAAACTTCCTCTCAATGATTGCAGAGATCGGTGATTCAGGTGCATCAGTGCATTAA
- the rtcA gene encoding RNA 3'-terminal phosphate cyclase — MDGSEGEGGGAVVRVSMALAALESRRIRIYNIRARRPRKGLSHQHLTAVRAIAEISNGRLSGDELGSMELEFSPGRVGGGKFEFDIKTAGSTGLVLQAIMIASIASRGELDVTVRGGTDVLWAPTADYLREVTLPVLEMMGYTAKLELIERGYYPEGGGVVHATMEPSTLKPLVLESAEIHRIRGVSHSRNLPIHVAERQAESARRILDRTGLDVDIRVEDASGSVGRGSGITLWAEGNTRLGATALGKPGKRAELVGAEAAEELLGFIESGRPLDRYMGDQIIPYMAIAGNSKVATCELTLHAETNMMLAEKITGRKFRVDGERGGPAIIEAL; from the coding sequence ATTGATGGATCAGAGGGTGAGGGTGGGGGTGCCGTTGTAAGGGTTTCCATGGCCCTTGCAGCCCTGGAATCGCGCAGGATAAGGATATACAATATCAGGGCTCGCAGGCCCAGGAAGGGACTGTCACATCAGCACCTCACTGCTGTGAGGGCAATTGCAGAGATAAGCAATGGTAGACTCAGTGGTGATGAACTCGGGTCAATGGAGCTTGAATTTTCACCAGGACGTGTTGGTGGCGGGAAATTTGAATTTGACATAAAAACCGCTGGGAGCACAGGGCTTGTCCTCCAGGCCATAATGATAGCCTCCATAGCCTCCAGGGGTGAACTGGATGTAACCGTCAGGGGCGGCACCGATGTCCTCTGGGCCCCCACAGCCGACTACCTCAGGGAGGTGACGCTCCCGGTACTCGAAATGATGGGTTACACTGCAAAACTTGAGTTAATTGAGAGGGGCTACTATCCCGAAGGTGGGGGTGTGGTTCATGCAACCATGGAACCATCCACCCTCAAGCCCCTTGTACTTGAAAGTGCTGAAATTCACCGTATAAGGGGTGTTTCCCACTCCAGGAACCTTCCGATACATGTTGCTGAGAGGCAGGCGGAATCAGCCAGGCGGATACTTGATAGAACAGGTCTTGATGTTGATATACGTGTTGAGGACGCCTCTGGTTCAGTGGGGAGGGGCTCGGGCATAACACTCTGGGCTGAGGGTAACACGAGGCTCGGTGCCACTGCACTGGGAAAACCAGGAAAGAGGGCAGAACTGGTTGGGGCAGAGGCTGCAGAGGAACTTCTGGGTTTCATAGAGTCTGGTAGACCCCTTGACAGGTACATGGGCGATCAGATCATCCCCTACATGGCAATCGCAGGAAATTCAAAGGTGGCCACCTGTGAACTCACACTGCACGCGGAGACCAATATGATGCTTGCAGAAAAGATAACCGGAAGGAAATTCAGGGTTGATGGTGAACGCGGGGGGCCAGCCATAATCGAGGCCCTCTGA